The following are from one region of the Corylus avellana chromosome ca1, CavTom2PMs-1.0 genome:
- the LOC132166124 gene encoding F-box protein SKIP16-like gives MDGCNSSKLDPSKGNQVVENQGSTSNPILLLLRPRLKCDVCREGSTCRAADKKGLQRLETVTRQEVSVWSKRTLIGRLREEHVQVREMGLELEALGDLALHVILSKLGPKDTARAACVSNKLRSSASDDSLWSNFCSQDLDLNRPLDPLGNPTPSFKETYQIWREAFSMYPWPLVMRVKRCWGRLKNWLGINFPEAEATLRKGAAEADIQQLETILKVKLPLPTRILYRFYDGQEFVVRQSARGTSLGLIGGYSFYDHLVNVYLLPLSEVILQTKAIIHHLGFSSRSKYIVVAASTYVRKLFFLNCTTGQLHVGTANLPSDGEMMPCVPDRLISSVHDFKGDQQQDAMLLWLEEHGRRLENGIIKLREEENIRSISLFPEEPPLCSTAITNGVKVRASAVFIPEAADLQNDDAKYAFSYSIRISLQPEGCIIDGIPFGSCQLYLRHWIIRAYDRIVSKVNDEAVIGKVNFVQSIILI, from the exons ATGGACGGTTGCAACTCTTCAAAGCTGGATCCGTCGAAGGGCAATCAGGTTGTGGAAAACCAGGGCTCAACCTCTAACCcaatcctcctcctccttcggCCTAGATTGAAGTGCGATG TTTGCCGGGAAGGCTCCACGTGTAGGGCGGCTGATAAGAAGGGGCTTCAGCGTTTGGAGACGGTGACACGACAAGAAGTGTCGGTTTGGAGCAAACGAACGCTTATAGGTCGTCTGAGAGAGGAACATGTACAAGTGAGAGAGATGGGTTTGGAATTGGAGGCACTGGGAGATTTAGCCTTGCACGTTATTCTATCCAAGTTAGGCCCCAAAGACACCGCCAGAGCAGCTTGCGTCAGCAACAAGCTTAGGTCTTCCGCCTCCGATGATTCCCTCTGGTCCAACTTCTGCTCCCAGGATCTTGATCTCAATCGGCCCCTTGATCCTCTCGGAAACCCTACCCCTTCTTTcaag GAAACTTATCAAATATGGCGGGAGGCTTTCAGTATGTATCCATGGCCACTGGTCATGCGAGTTAAAAGATGTTGGGGGAGACTTAAGAACTGGTTGGGCATTAATTTTCCGGAGGCCGAGGCTACACTTCGCAAGGGTGCAGCAGAAGCTGATATTCAACAGTTAGAGACAATCTTGAAAGTGAAATTGCCTCTTCCTACAAGGATCCTCTATCGGTTTTATGATGGTCAAGAATTTGTGGTGAGGCAATCGGCTCGTGGAACTTCACTGGGACTCATAGGTGGCTATTCTTTTTATGACCATTTGGTAAATGTGTATTTGTTACCTTTAAGTGAGGTGATCTTACAAACAAAGGCAATCATCCATCACCTAGGTTTTTCCAGCAGATCTAAGTATATTGTTGTTGCTGCTTCCACATATGTCAGAAAGTTGTTTTTCCTGAACTGTACCACTGGTCAACTCCATGTTGGTACTGCAAATCTTCCGTCTGATGGAGAAATGATGCCATGTGTACCAGATAGATTAATAAGTTCAGTGCATGATTTCAAAGGTGATCAACAGCAGGATGCAATGCTACTATGGTTAGAGGAACATGGCCGTCGTTTAGAAAATGGCATTATTAAACTTcgtgaagaagaaaatatcaGAAGTATCAGTCTATTTCCAGAGGAACCTCCGCTCTGTTCCACTGCTATAACCAATGGGGTGAAA GTTCGTGCTTCTGCTGTGTTTATTCCGGAGGCAGCTGACCTTCAAAATGATGATGCGAAGTATGCATTTTCGTATTCAATCCGCATTTCCCTTCAGCCTGAAGGATGCATCATTGATGGAATTCCTTTCGGCTCATGCCAACTGTATTTGAGGCATTGGATCATCCGTGCTTATGACCGCATAGTATCCAAGGTTAATGATGAAGCAGTAATAGGAAAGGTAAATTTCGTACAATCAATTATCTTGATCTGA
- the LOC132166219 gene encoding F-box protein SKIP16-like, producing MNLIQLEIGYSSNAAMLKIYMYLILVSHRCYALCREGSTCRAADKKGFQRLETVTRQEVSVWSKRTLIGRLREEHVQVREMGLELEALGDLALHVILSKLGPKDTARAACVSNKLRSSASDDSLWSNFCSQDLDLNRPLDPLGNPTPSFKETYQIWREAFSMYPWPLVMRVKRCWGRLKNWLGINFPEAEATLRKGAAEADIQQLETILKVKLPLPTRILYRFYDGQEFVVRQSARGTSLGLIGGYSFYDHLVNVYLLPLSEVILQTKAIIHHLGFSSRSKYIVVAASTYVRKLFFLNCTTGQLHVGTANLPSDGEMMPCVPDRLISSVHDFKGDQQQDAMLLWLEEHGRRLENGIIKLREEENIRSISLFPEEPPLCSTAITNGVKVRASAVFIPEAADLQNDDAKYAFSYSIRISLQPEGCIIDGIPFGSCQLYLRHWIIRAYDRIVSKVNDEAVIGKYPLLHPGEKEFVYESCTPLPTSPGSIEGSFTFVPGRLTDQKGAPFEVEVAKVDLHLPDYIF from the exons atgaatttaatcCAATTGGAGATTGGATATTCTTCAAATGCAGCAATGTTGAAGATTTATATGTATCTTATCTTGGTCTCGCATAGATGTTATGCTC TTTGCCGGGAAGGCTCCACGTGTAGGGCGGCTGATAAGAAGGGGTTTCAGCGTTTGGAGACGGTGACACGACAAGAAGTGTCGGTTTGGAGCAAACGAACGCTTATAGGTCGTCTGAGAGAGGAACACGTACAAGTGAGAGAGATGGGTTTGGAATTGGAGGCACTGGGAGATTTAGCCTTGCACGTTATTCTATCCAAGTTAGGCCCCAAAGACACCGCCAGAGCAGCTTGCGTCAGCAACAAGCTTAGGTCTTCCGCCTCCGATGATTCCCTCTGGTCCAACTTCTGCTCCCAGGATCTTGATCTCAATCGGCCCCTTGATCCTCTCGGAAACCCTACCCCTTCTTTcaag GAAACTTATCAAATATGGCGGGAGGCTTTCAGTATGTATCCATGGCCACTGGTCATGCGAGTTAAAAGATGTTGGGGGAGACTTAAGAACTGGTTGGGCATTAATTTTCCGGAGGCCGAGGCTACACTTCGCAAGGGTGCAGCAGAAGCTGATATTCAACAGTTAGAGACAATCTTGAAAGTGAAATTGCCTCTTCCTACAAGGATCCTCTATCGGTTTTATGATGGTCAAGAATTTGTGGTGAGGCAATCGGCTCGTGGAACTTCACTGGGACTCATAGGTGGCTATTCTTTTTATGACCATTTGGTAAATGTGTATTTGTTACCTTTAAGTGAGGTGATCTTACAAACAAAGGCAATCATCCATCACCTAGGTTTTTCCAGCAGATCTAAGTATATTGTTGTTGCTGCTTCCACATATGTCAGAAAGTTGTTTTTCCTGAACTGTACCACTGGTCAACTCCATGTTGGTACTGCAAATCTTCCGTCTGATGGAGAAATGATGCCATGTGTACCAGATAGATTAATAAGTTCAGTGCATGATTTCAAAGGTGATCAACAGCAGGATGCAATGCTACTATGGTTAGAGGAACATGGCCGTCGTTTAGAAAATGGCATTATTAAACTTcgtgaagaagaaaatatcaGAAGTATCAGTCTATTTCCAGAGGAACCTCCGCTCTGTTCCACTGCTATAACCAATGGGGTGAAA GTTCGTGCTTCTGCTGTGTTTATTCCGGAGGCAGCTGACCTTCAAAATGATGATGCGAAGTATGCATTTTCGTATTCAATCCGCATTTCCCTTCAGCCTGAAGGATGCATCATTGATGGAATTCCTTTCGGCTCATGCCAACTGTATTTGAGGCATTGGATCATCCGTGCTTATGACCGCATAGTATCCAAGGTTAATGATGAAGCAGTAATAGGAAAG TACCCACTATTGCATCCAGGTGAGAAAGAATTTGTTTATGAGAGTTGCACACCTCTACCAACATCTCCAGGTTCTATAGAGGGATCTTTCACATTTGTCCCTGGCAG GTTAACAGACCAAAAAGGTGCTCCATTTGAAGTTGAAGTGGCAAAAGTTGACCTCCATTTGCCAGACTACATTTTCTAA
- the LOC132186225 gene encoding probable transcription factor PosF21 produces MDKEKFPGHGGGFPPPSGRYSGFSPTGSSFNVKPEPSSASPSYPPLAPGASSDSGHFGHGMNADSSRFSHDISRMADTPRRNLGHRRAHSEILTLPDDISFDSDLGVVGGADGPSFSDETEEDLFSMYLDMDKFNSSSATSAFQVGEPSSAAAAPTLAMTSMPTPASGAATSAENVAIGSNERPRVRHQHSQSMDGSTTIKSEMLVSGSDEISAVDSKKAMSATKLAELALIDPKRAKRIWANRQSAARSKERKMRYIAELERKVQTLQTEATSLSAQLTLLQRDTNGLNAENSELKLRLQTMEQQVHLQDALNDALKEEIQHLKVLTGQTMPNGGSMMNFASFGAGQQFYPNNHAMHTLLTAQQFQQLQIHPQKQQHQFQQHQLHQLQQQQMQQQQDQQQQQQQTGDLKIRGSISSPSQNENASDVNSSVSKEC; encoded by the exons aTGGATAAGGAGAAATTCCCAGGCCATGGTGGAGGTTTTCCACCACCGTCTGGCCGTTACTCAGGTTTTTCGCCAACTGGAAGTAGTTTCAATGTGAAACCTGAGCCATCCTCTGCATCACCATCATACCCGCCACTGGCCCCGGGTGCTAGTTCAGACTCAGGTCATTTTGGGCATGGCATGAATGCAGATTCTAGTCGCTTTAGCCATGATATTAGCCGAATGGCCGATACCCCACGGAGGAATTTGGGTCATAGACGTGCCCATTCGGAAATTCTCACCCTTCCTGATGATATTAGCTTTGATAGTGATCTCGGTGTTGTGGGTGGTGCGGATGGGCCTTCATTTTCGGATGAGACTGAGGAGGACTTGTTTTCTATGTACCTTGATATGGACAAGTTCAATTCATCATCTGCTACGTCAGCATTTCAAGTGGGTGAGCCATCGTCTGCTGCGGCTGCACCAACTCTGGCAATGACATCCATGCCAACACCAGCGTCTGGAGCTGCAACTTCTGCCGAGAATGTTGCAATTGGTTCTAATGAGAGGCCCAGAGTTAGGCACCAACATAGCCAATCCATGGATGGGTCAACGACAATCAAATCGGAGATGCTTGTCTCAGGTTCAGATGAAATCTCCGCAGTGGATTCCAAGAAAGCCATGTCAGCTACTAAGCTTGCGGAGCTTGCTTTAATTGATCCCAAGCGTGCAAAGAG GATCTGGGCAAACAGGCAGTCAGCTGCTAGATCAAAGGAAAGGAAGATGCGATACATTGCTGAGCTTGAAAGGAAAGTGCAGACACTGCAAACAGAAGCAACTTCCTTGTCTGCTCAACTGACCCTCTTGCAG AGAGATACGAATGGTCTGAATGCTGAGAACAGTGAACTGAAGCTGCGCTTGCAAACAATGGAGCAACAGGTTCACTTGCAAGATG CACTAAATGATGCACTCAAAGAGGAGATTCAGCATTTGAAAGTATTGACTGGCCAAACTATGCCAAATGGTGGATCTATGATGAATTTTGCTTCTTTTGGAGCTGGCCAGCAATTCTATCCTAACAATCATGCGATGCACACACTTTTAACTGCACAGCAGTTTCAACAGCTTCAGATTCATCCTCAGAAGCAGCAGCATCAGTTTCAGCAGCATCAACTGCATCAGCTTCAACAGCAACAAATGCAGCAGCAGCAGGAtcaacagcaacagcaacaacaaACAGGAGACCTGAAAATCAGAGGATCCATATCTTCTCCCAGCCAAAATGAAAATGCTTCAGATGTCAACTCCTCTGTTTCCAAAGAGTGTTGA